A region from the Candidatus Edwardsbacteria bacterium RifOxyA12_full_54_48 genome encodes:
- a CDS encoding ornithine--oxo-acid transaminase, which produces MTSSKELIRITEKYGAHNYHPLPVVISKAKGIWVWDVEGKKYLDMLSAYSAVNQGHRHPAVLKALKDQLERVTLTSRAFHNDRLGPFLQKLCKVSQMEVALPMNTGAEAVETAIKLARKWGYEVKRVPKNQAEIIVCAENFHGRTTTIVGFSTDPDAYTGFGPATPGFKVIPYNDIKALEKAITKNTVGFLVEPIQGEAGVKVPAKGYLTKVKQICKKHNVLFIADEVQTGFCRTGRWFCWQHENAKPDIMIVGKALGGGVYPVSAIISSWNIMKVIKPGQHGSTFGGNPLACAVGTAALEVLAKERLDVRSQQLGDYFRSQLAKIKTKKIKDIRGKGLLTGMELHASAGKARPYCLKMKEMGMLAKDTHEQTIRFAPPLVITKKEVDWAIKVIAKALEG; this is translated from the coding sequence AGCCAAGGGCATCTGGGTGTGGGATGTGGAGGGCAAGAAATACCTGGACATGCTTTCCGCCTATTCGGCGGTCAATCAGGGGCATCGCCATCCGGCAGTGCTTAAAGCTTTAAAGGACCAGTTGGAGAGGGTGACCCTCACCAGCCGGGCCTTTCATAACGACAGGCTGGGACCCTTCCTGCAGAAGCTCTGCAAAGTATCGCAGATGGAAGTGGCCCTGCCGATGAACACCGGTGCCGAAGCGGTGGAGACTGCCATCAAGCTGGCCCGCAAATGGGGCTACGAGGTCAAGCGGGTGCCCAAGAACCAGGCCGAGATCATCGTCTGCGCCGAGAATTTTCACGGCCGGACCACCACCATCGTCGGTTTTTCCACCGACCCCGATGCCTATACCGGATTCGGGCCGGCCACCCCGGGGTTCAAGGTCATACCTTATAACGACATCAAGGCCCTGGAGAAGGCCATTACCAAGAATACCGTTGGGTTTTTGGTGGAGCCCATCCAGGGAGAGGCCGGGGTCAAGGTTCCGGCCAAGGGATATCTTACCAAGGTCAAGCAGATCTGTAAAAAGCACAATGTCCTGTTCATCGCCGACGAGGTTCAGACCGGCTTCTGCCGCACCGGAAGGTGGTTCTGTTGGCAGCATGAGAACGCCAAGCCTGATATCATGATCGTGGGCAAGGCCCTGGGCGGGGGAGTGTATCCGGTCTCCGCCATTATCAGCTCCTGGAATATCATGAAGGTCATCAAGCCCGGCCAGCACGGCAGCACCTTCGGAGGCAACCCCCTGGCCTGTGCGGTCGGCACCGCGGCCCTGGAGGTCCTGGCCAAAGAGAGGCTGGATGTAAGATCACAGCAATTGGGCGATTACTTCCGCTCCCAGCTGGCCAAGATCAAGACCAAAAAGATCAAGGATATCAGGGGCAAGGGATTGCTGACCGGGATGGAACTGCATGCCTCGGCCGGAAAGGCCAGGCCCTACTGTCTGAAAATGAAGGAGATGGGGATGCTGGCCAAGGATACCCACGAGCAGACCATCCGTTTTGCCCCGCCGCTGGTGATAACCAAAAAGGAAGTGGACTGGGCGATCAAGGTAATAGCCAAAGCCCTGGAAGGATGA
- a CDS encoding indolepyruvate ferredoxin oxidoreductase subunit alpha, producing MKMFLSGNEAVARGAWEAGVNVVSAYPGTPSTEILENLGKYKEIYAELATNEKVGLEVAAGASFAGARALTCMKHVGLNVAADPLFSMAYIGARGGLVVVSADDPGMHSSQNEQDNRYYAKMAKIPCLEPSDSQECLEMAKLAFDLSEKFDTPVLLRLTTRISHSKGVVETGERTEHQPTGYVKDVAKNITIPAHARKMHVKVEERLKKLAEYGEQFSYNKVEKGEKKLGIITSGISYQYAKDVFPKASFLKLSLTFPLPIRMISEFINSVEEIYVIEENDTFLEEQIKAAGYKISGSCAYDKEITGKAKIPIAGELDPTVLARAFGLQKESPYKPLELPARPPVLCPGCPHRGVFYALNKLKLTVTGDIGCYTLGMMEPLNAMDTVICMGGSVTAAMGLEKALGPEMAQKTVAVIGDSTFFHSGITGLVDMVYNNSQGTVIILDNRITAMTGHQENPGTGKTLQGQEAPIVELEPLVRSCGVKHVQIVDPLNLKQTEAAIKEAISNPGVSVIIAKSPCILIEKKYKPALKVDQDKCVGCKICLKLGCPAISFDKDKKKSKIDPMLCIGCEVCASLCPKQAMGHK from the coding sequence ATGAAAATGTTTCTATCGGGAAACGAGGCGGTGGCCCGTGGGGCCTGGGAGGCCGGGGTCAATGTGGTATCGGCCTATCCCGGCACGCCATCCACCGAGATCCTGGAAAATCTGGGGAAATATAAGGAGATCTACGCCGAGCTGGCCACCAATGAAAAGGTGGGGCTGGAGGTGGCGGCCGGGGCCTCCTTTGCCGGGGCCCGGGCCCTGACCTGCATGAAGCATGTGGGATTGAACGTGGCGGCCGATCCGCTGTTCTCCATGGCCTATATCGGGGCCAGGGGAGGTTTGGTGGTGGTCAGCGCCGATGATCCCGGAATGCATTCCTCCCAGAACGAGCAGGACAACCGATATTACGCCAAGATGGCCAAGATCCCCTGTCTGGAGCCGTCGGACAGCCAGGAATGCCTGGAGATGGCCAAGCTGGCCTTCGACCTCTCCGAAAAATTCGACACCCCGGTGTTGTTGCGCTTGACCACCCGCATCTCCCATTCCAAGGGGGTGGTGGAGACCGGGGAAAGGACTGAACACCAGCCCACCGGCTACGTCAAGGATGTGGCCAAGAACATCACCATCCCGGCCCATGCCAGGAAGATGCATGTAAAGGTGGAGGAACGGCTTAAAAAGCTGGCTGAATATGGTGAGCAGTTTTCATATAATAAAGTGGAAAAAGGCGAAAAGAAACTGGGGATAATCACCAGCGGTATTTCCTATCAATATGCCAAGGATGTCTTTCCCAAGGCATCCTTCTTAAAATTATCATTGACATTTCCGCTGCCGATCAGAATGATCTCCGAATTTATCAACTCGGTCGAAGAGATATATGTGATAGAGGAGAACGACACTTTTCTCGAGGAACAGATAAAAGCCGCCGGTTACAAGATCTCCGGCAGCTGCGCCTATGATAAGGAGATCACCGGCAAGGCTAAAATTCCCATCGCAGGGGAGTTGGATCCCACCGTGCTGGCTCGGGCCTTCGGCCTGCAGAAAGAATCTCCCTACAAGCCGTTGGAACTGCCGGCCCGGCCCCCGGTGTTGTGTCCGGGATGTCCCCACCGCGGGGTCTTTTATGCCCTCAATAAGCTCAAGTTGACGGTTACCGGAGACATCGGCTGCTATACCCTGGGCATGATGGAGCCGCTTAATGCCATGGACACCGTGATCTGCATGGGAGGAAGCGTTACTGCGGCCATGGGGTTGGAGAAGGCCCTGGGCCCGGAGATGGCTCAAAAGACCGTGGCGGTGATCGGCGACTCCACCTTCTTTCATTCCGGCATCACCGGGCTGGTGGACATGGTCTACAATAACTCCCAAGGAACGGTCATCATTCTCGACAACCGGATCACCGCCATGACCGGGCACCAGGAGAATCCGGGCACCGGCAAGACCCTGCAGGGACAGGAGGCGCCGATAGTCGAATTGGAGCCGCTGGTCAGGTCTTGCGGAGTAAAGCATGTCCAAATTGTCGATCCGCTGAACTTAAAGCAGACCGAAGCGGCCATCAAAGAAGCCATCAGCAATCCCGGGGTCTCGGTGATCATCGCCAAGTCGCCCTGCATCCTGATAGAGAAGAAATACAAGCCAGCTCTGAAGGTGGATCAGGATAAATGCGTGGGCTGTAAGATCTGCCTGAAACTGGGCTGTCCGGCCATTTCATTTGACAAAGACAAAAAGAAATCGAAGATCGACCCCATGCTCTGCATCGGCTGCGAGGTCTGCGCTTCGCTGTGCCCCAAACAGGCCATGGGTCATAAATAG
- a CDS encoding indolepyruvate oxidoreductase subunit beta (Involved in the incorporation of exogenous aryl acids in the biosynthesis of aromatic amino acids: catalysis of the ferredoxin-dependent oxidative decarboxylation of arylpyruvates.) yields the protein MMKTVNILICGVGGQGVLLAGDIIAETAIASGFDAKKSEVHGMAQRGGSVVSHVRYGDKINSPLIREGEADVILSFEEMETARYLQFLKSEGCLIINQQQVIPMSVATGKAEYPVDIVEKIKQHIKDTVLCPGMALAERAGSPKAVNTVLLGALARKLELAPEKWQSVISRRVPAKTVELNKKAFETGYGQK from the coding sequence ATGATGAAAACGGTGAATATACTCATCTGCGGCGTGGGCGGCCAGGGGGTGCTGCTGGCCGGGGACATCATAGCCGAGACCGCCATCGCCAGCGGGTTCGATGCCAAAAAGAGCGAGGTCCATGGCATGGCCCAGAGGGGCGGCAGCGTGGTCAGCCATGTGCGTTACGGTGACAAGATCAACTCCCCATTGATCCGTGAGGGGGAGGCCGATGTCATCCTGTCGTTCGAGGAAATGGAGACCGCCCGATACCTGCAATTCCTAAAATCCGAAGGTTGCCTTATAATCAACCAACAGCAGGTGATCCCCATGTCGGTGGCCACCGGGAAGGCGGAATATCCGGTCGACATTGTCGAAAAGATCAAACAGCATATTAAGGACACAGTGCTGTGTCCAGGGATGGCGCTGGCCGAAAGGGCCGGCAGTCCCAAGGCCGTCAATACTGTCCTATTAGGGGCACTGGCCAGGAAATTGGAGCTGGCTCCCGAAAAATGGCAGAGTGTCATCTCCCGGAGGGTTCCGGCCAAGACCGTGGAACTGAATAAAAAAGCCTTTGAAACGGGGTACGGTCAGAAATAA
- a CDS encoding DNA helicase UvrD, protein MRFIADLHIHSKYSRATSQDMDLEHITEWAQYKGLGLLGSGDFTHPDWLKELRFKLESKDNGIYHYRGVDFMLTAEVCNLFTKDGKSRKIHNMIFAPSFEVVEQINRQLKRHADLSMDGRPIVNLYASRLVELVMGISPDCLVIPAHIWTPHFSLFGANFGFNSLEECYEDQAENIHVLETGLSSDPAMNWRLSELDRHSLISNSDAHSPSKLGREANVFDCDMDYKTICQALKRQDISRLLYTIEYLPEEGKYFHDGHRKCLSRLTPKEARDGGNDCPVCGKKLTIGVMHRIEELSDRPPGIKPANAIPFRHLVPLEEIIAMAFGLGTGTQTVLHEYHQLVKAFGNEFTVLLEATKAELNEVTNNKVADGIVRVRQGKVTITPGYDGEYGKLNIFDGDRRQSHKTNEPEEQLEIF, encoded by the coding sequence ATGCGTTTCATCGCCGACCTCCATATACACTCCAAGTACAGCCGGGCCACCAGCCAGGACATGGACCTGGAGCACATAACCGAATGGGCCCAATATAAGGGCCTGGGCCTCTTGGGCAGCGGGGATTTCACCCATCCCGATTGGTTGAAGGAGTTGAGGTTCAAACTGGAATCCAAGGACAACGGAATCTACCATTATCGGGGGGTAGATTTTATGCTGACGGCCGAAGTCTGCAACCTATTCACCAAAGACGGAAAGAGCCGCAAAATACACAACATGATCTTCGCCCCGTCATTCGAGGTGGTGGAACAGATCAACCGGCAGCTTAAACGCCATGCCGATCTTTCCATGGACGGACGGCCCATAGTCAACTTATATGCCTCCCGCTTGGTGGAATTGGTGATGGGCATCTCCCCGGATTGCTTGGTGATCCCGGCCCATATCTGGACCCCGCATTTTTCGCTGTTCGGGGCAAACTTCGGTTTTAACAGCCTGGAGGAATGCTACGAGGATCAAGCCGAGAACATTCATGTGCTGGAGACCGGGCTTTCCTCCGATCCGGCCATGAACTGGCGGCTGAGCGAACTTGACAGGCATTCCCTGATATCAAATTCCGATGCCCACAGCCCTTCAAAACTGGGACGCGAGGCCAATGTTTTCGACTGCGACATGGATTATAAGACCATCTGTCAGGCTTTAAAAAGACAGGATATCTCCCGGTTATTGTATACCATCGAATATTTACCCGAGGAGGGAAAGTACTTCCATGACGGACACCGTAAGTGTCTTTCCCGCCTGACCCCAAAAGAAGCCAGGGACGGCGGTAATGATTGTCCGGTTTGCGGCAAAAAACTGACCATCGGGGTTATGCACCGGATAGAAGAGTTATCTGATAGGCCGCCGGGGATAAAGCCGGCCAACGCCATTCCCTTCAGGCATCTGGTGCCGCTGGAGGAGATAATAGCCATGGCCTTTGGGCTGGGAACCGGAACTCAAACCGTGCTTCATGAGTATCACCAGCTGGTAAAAGCTTTTGGCAATGAGTTCACCGTTTTGCTGGAGGCCACCAAGGCTGAGCTGAACGAAGTGACCAACAACAAAGTAGCCGACGGGATAGTAAGAGTGCGGCAGGGAAAGGTCACCATCACCCCCGGCTATGACGGGGAGTACGGGAAGCTGAACATATTTGACGGGGACCGCCGCCAGAGCCATAAAACAAATGAACCGGAAGAACAGCTGGAGATATTTTGA
- a CDS encoding HIT family hydrolase, whose protein sequence is MKKLWAPWRMKYITGAADKNQAGCIFCKKSKSKADHDNYILHRGNRGFIMMNIFPYNNGHLMIAPYRHVGDFSALNDAELLEIMQLAQACQKAMTKVMKPQGFNLGFNLGRVAGAGIEDHVHLHLVPRWNGDTNFMPVLADTKVVSEALGDTFKKLKKALK, encoded by the coding sequence ATGAAAAAGCTGTGGGCCCCCTGGCGCATGAAATATATCACCGGTGCCGCTGACAAAAACCAGGCAGGCTGCATTTTCTGCAAAAAATCCAAAAGCAAAGCCGATCATGATAATTACATCCTGCACCGCGGCAATAGGGGGTTCATTATGATGAACATCTTTCCCTACAACAACGGGCATCTGATGATCGCTCCCTACCGTCATGTGGGAGATTTTTCCGCCCTGAACGATGCGGAGCTTCTTGAGATCATGCAGCTGGCGCAGGCTTGCCAGAAGGCCATGACCAAGGTTATGAAACCGCAGGGGTTCAACCTGGGATTCAACCTGGGCCGGGTGGCGGGAGCCGGGATAGAGGATCATGTCCATCTCCATCTGGTTCCGCGCTGGAACGGTGACACCAATTTCATGCCGGTGCTGGCTGATACCAAGGTGGTGTCGGAGGCCCTGGGGGATACTTTTAAAAAACTGAAGAAAGCCCTTAAGTGA